From the Rhodoferax sp. WC2427 genome, one window contains:
- a CDS encoding sugar ABC transporter substrate-binding protein, which translates to MKKSTATLVLSALAFAATTACAAEPVIGLITKTETNPFFVKMKEGAQAEAKKLGAKLLSAAGKQDGDNAGQITAIENMIAAGAKTIMITPNDSKAIIPAIKKAQAQGVMFIALDSPTDPVEGTDALFATDNYKAGILIGQYAKAVMAGKPAKIATLDLFPGHPVGAQRHNGFMNGFGLAAADAKSNELSKTAEIVCMADSFGDQAKGQTAMENCLQKNPDINVLYTINEPAAAGAYQALKAAGKEKGVLIVSVDGGCAGVKNVKAGMIAATSQQYPLKMASMGVAAGVAFAKDGKKATGYTDTGVTLITDKPQAGVESKDTKVGMDLCWGNK; encoded by the coding sequence ATGAAAAAATCTACCGCCACCCTGGTGCTGTCCGCTCTGGCTTTTGCCGCCACCACGGCGTGTGCTGCAGAACCCGTGATCGGCCTGATCACCAAGACCGAAACGAACCCATTTTTCGTGAAGATGAAGGAAGGTGCGCAAGCCGAAGCCAAGAAACTCGGTGCCAAGCTGCTCAGCGCCGCTGGCAAGCAAGACGGCGACAACGCCGGCCAGATCACCGCTATTGAAAACATGATTGCAGCGGGCGCCAAGACCATCATGATCACCCCCAATGACTCCAAGGCCATCATCCCCGCCATCAAGAAGGCCCAGGCCCAAGGCGTGATGTTCATCGCCCTGGACAGCCCGACCGACCCCGTGGAAGGCACCGACGCCCTGTTTGCCACCGACAACTACAAGGCCGGCATCCTGATCGGCCAGTACGCCAAGGCCGTGATGGCTGGCAAGCCCGCCAAGATCGCCACGCTCGACCTGTTCCCCGGCCACCCCGTGGGCGCGCAACGCCACAACGGCTTCATGAACGGCTTTGGCCTGGCTGCTGCCGATGCCAAGAGCAACGAACTCTCCAAGACGGCTGAAATCGTCTGCATGGCCGACAGCTTTGGCGACCAGGCCAAGGGCCAGACCGCCATGGAAAACTGCCTGCAAAAGAACCCCGACATCAACGTGCTCTACACCATCAACGAACCCGCCGCTGCCGGTGCCTACCAGGCGCTGAAGGCTGCTGGCAAGGAAAAAGGCGTGCTGATCGTGTCGGTGGACGGCGGCTGCGCCGGTGTCAAGAACGTCAAGGCCGGCATGATCGCCGCCACCTCGCAACAGTACCCGCTGAAGATGGCCAGCATGGGCGTGGCTGCTGGTGTGGCATTCGCCAAAGACGGCAAGAAGGCCACCGGCTACACCGACACCGGCGTGACCCTGATCACCGACAAGCCCCAGGCAGGCGTGGAAAGCAAGGACACCAAAGTTGGTATGGACCTGTGCTGGGGCAACAAGTAA